The following are encoded in a window of Gymnogyps californianus isolate 813 unplaced genomic scaffold, ASM1813914v2 HiC_scaffold_71, whole genome shotgun sequence genomic DNA:
- the LOC127029102 gene encoding cyclin-dependent kinases regulatory subunit 2-like yields MANKQIYYSDKYFDEQYEYRHVMLPRELSKQVPKTHLMSEEEWRQLGVQQSLGWVHYMIHEPEPHILLFRRPLPKDEQK; encoded by the exons ATGGCTAATAAGCAGATCTACTATTCCGACAAGTATTTTGACGAGCAGTACGAGTATCG ACATGTGATGCTGCCAAGAGAACTTTCAAAGCAAGTACCAAAAACTCATCTAATGTCTGAAGAGGAATGGAGACAACTTGGTGTTCAGCAAAGTCTTGGCTGGGTTCACTACATGATCCATGAGCCAG agccACATATTCTTCTCTTCAGAAGACCCCTTCCAAAGGATGAGCAAAAATGA